Proteins encoded by one window of Rutidosis leptorrhynchoides isolate AG116_Rl617_1_P2 chromosome 7, CSIRO_AGI_Rlap_v1, whole genome shotgun sequence:
- the LOC139858264 gene encoding uncharacterized protein has product MRFWINNPYDANAVYKPYRYGFKDNVDDMDEANPKIQDLGELVDVYELKNEVQEDEVNDHETIVEVKKRKISECETSNIEEVIKRVVLSNEVEDCAQSKVELIESSQLSDEDAYKFTNDDISQSQPKKKLLILDIYGILVDIVDGKDATIGRDYSIGSKSAVYKRPYCDDFLDFCFKNFFVCVWSSTTRWEMEKVLNVISKDLIERFAFCLDQTDCINTGEKTPENMSKPLFLKDVRKLWLLYDAANPFDEDFYNVTNTILLDNSPYKALCNPPYTAIFPITYDYRNREDNCLGPDGNIRKYLEKLAACDNVQNYIKKNPFGQEPISEKNKFWNFYLQIKRKIASRRNKLLLDYINNNKTQSHMLGSWDVENASSIIE; this is encoded by the exons ATGCGTTTTTGGATTAATAACCCGTATGATGCTAATGCTGTTTATAAACCATATAGATATGGTTTTAAAGACAATGTTGATGATATGGATGAAGCAAATCCAAAG ATTCAAGATTTAGGTGAATTGGTAGATGTGTATGAATTGAAAAATGAGGTTCAAGAAGATGAAGTTAATGATCATGAAACAATAGTCGAGGTTAAAAAAAGAAAGATAAGTGAATGTGAAACTTCAAATATAGAAGAAGTAATCAAGAGAGTGGTTTTATCTAATGAGGTTGAAGATTGTGCACAGTCAAAAGTGGAATTGATTGAATCATCTCAATTGAGTGATGAAGATGCATATAAATTTACAAATGATGATATAAGTCAAAGTCAACCTAAGAAGAAGCTTCTTATTCTAGATATTTATGGTATCCTTGTTGATATTGTAGATGGAAAAGATGCAACTATCGGGCGGGACTACTCTATAGGATCCAAGTCAG CTGTGTATAAGAGACCCTATTGTGATGATTTTTTGgatttttgcttcaagaacttcttcGTATGTGTTTGGTCTTCAACAACGAG GTGGGAGATGGAAAAGGTTCTTAATGTTATAAGTAAAGATCTTATAGAAAGATTTGCTTTCTGTCTG GATCAAACAGATTGTATAAATACTGGTGAAAAAACTCCTGAGAACATGTCTAAACCTTTGTTTTTGAAAGACGTTAGGAAGCTATGGCTCTTATATGATGCCGCAAATCCATTCGATGAAGACTTTTATAACGTAACAAACACGATTCTTTTGGATAATTCTCCATACAAGGCTTTATGCAACCCT CCATATACTGCAATATTTCCGATTACTTACGACTATCGTAACAGAGAAGACAATTGTTTAG GACCTGATGGCAACATTCGTAAATATCTGGAAAAGTTGGCAGCATGTGACAACGTGCAAAATTATATAAAGAAAAATCCATTTGGCCAGGAACCAATCTCAGAGAAAAACAAATTTTGGAATTTCTATCTTCAGATCAAACGTAAAATTGCAAGTCGAAGAAACAAACTTCTACTTGATTACattaacaacaacaaaacccaatctcaCATGTTGGGGAGTTGGGACGTAGAGAATGCTTCCTCTATCATAGAATAA